The DNA region CTTCAAGGTAGCACAGGGGTACGCCTGAGCTGGAAGTACAGATGGGGCGCGGCGCGAACAGCGGCGGTGTCAGGGTGACCGTCACATGCAGCGGACCTCTGTGCTGCTTTGTGGTGGTTGCCGCGCTGGTGGGCTGCGGGCGCCACCGTGGGAACCACCAGCGCCTGTGGTCTTCATCTTCAGGGCAGCGAGGGGCCTCTGGTGGGCCCGCCGAGCGGCTGTATCCATGCCAGTCAGCTCACGCAGAGCGAGACCTCTTTTCCGGAGGCGACGTCGGAGGGTTCATGATCCGGCCGGTCGTGGCCGCGTCACCCCTGGCGACAGACGGCCCAGTCGACGCGCTTCTGCCCGAAACCGGATGTCCAGCGCCCGGGGTGGCAGAGTGCGCGGGCAGGCTGTCAGCGCCGCCTCCCACCCGCCACAACGAAAAAGCCCCCGCGCGAGCGGAGGCTTTCCTGGTGACCCCAACGGGATTCGAACCCGTATCGCTACCTTGAAAGGGTAGTGTCCTAACCGTTAGACGATGGGGCCACACCACTTCAGTTTTCGCGCTTCGCTCCTGGGGTCAGGGCTCTGCCGCGGACTGCCTTTCAAGGGGCGCCGTTTCCGGCACCACAGAACTGTACAGGGGTGTTCCCATTCCGTCAATAGGTGGGCGGGGGTGCGCGGCTCACTCCGCCGGTCGCGGGGCGGCACTAGACTGCGCTCGTGAAGCTCCGCGTGTGCAACGGTCGGTCTCCGGCCACGGGTGAGGTCGCCTCCGTGCTGCCCGGGAGGCTGTCTTGAGCGCCATCTACCAGCGGGCCCGGCCGATCCGCTGGGATCAGGTGGTGGGGCAGGAGCATGTTAAGGACGTGCTGCGCGCGGCGCTGGAGCAGGGCCGGGTGGGGCACGCGTACCTGTTCTCCGGGCCGCGCGGGGTGGGGAAGACCACGACCGCCCGGCTGATCGCCATGACGGCCAACTGCACCGGGCCGCTGCCCAAACCCTGCGGCGAGTGCGAGAGCTGCCTGAGCGTGCGCGCCGGTTCACACCCGGACGTCATGGAGATCGACGCGGCCAGCAACAACTCCGTGGACGACGTCCGCGACCTGCGCGAGAAGGTGTCGCTGGCGGCCATGCGCGGCGGCAAGAAGATCTACATCCTGGACGAGGCGCACATGATGAGCCGGGCGGCCTTCAACGCGCTCCTCAAGACGCTGGAGGAGCCGCCGGGCCACGTGATCTTCATCCTGGCGACGACCGAGCCGGAGAAGATCATCCCGACCATCCTGTCGCGCTGCCAGCACTACCGCTTCCGCCGCCTGACGCCGGAGGAGGTCGCGGGGAAACTCGCGGGGCTGGCCCGGCAGGAGGGCGTGAGCGCTGAGCCGGCCGCACTGCAACTGATCGGCCGGCTGGCCGACGGCGCCATGCGCGACGGCGAGAGCCTGCTGGAGCGCATGCTGGCCGCCGGCAGCGCGATCACGCGGGCGGGCGTGGAGGACGCGCTGGGCCTCCCGCCGGGCGAGCGGGTGCGCGCGGTGGCGGCGGCCCTGGTGGTCGGGGACGCGGGCGCGGCGCTCTCGGGCGCGGCGCAGCTGTACCGTGACGGCTTCGCGGCGCGCACGGTCGTCGAGGGGCTGGTCGCGGCCTACGGAGCGGCCCTGCACGCGGAACTCGGCCTGGGCGAGGAGGGCCGGCTGGAGGGCGCGGACGTGCCGCGGCTGCTGAAGTTGCAGGCGGCGCTGGATGAGCAGGAGGCCCGCTTCGCGCGCTCGGCCGACCAGCAGAGCCTGGAACTGGCCCTCACGCACGCCCTCCTGGCCGCCGACGGCGGGGGGGGCGTGAGCGCGGGCAGCGGCGCCGGCGCGGCCGTTCCGGCCGATCTCGTGCAGCGCCTGAACCGGCTGGAGAAGGAACTCGCGGGCCTGCGGGCGGCTGGCGCGCGCCCGGTGGCCGCGGCGCCCGTCACGGAGTTCGATCCCGCCGCGCGGCGTGGCCCGGCCCCCGCGCGGGAGGTCGTGGCGCAGGCGGCCGCGAGCGTGGCCGACGCGCCGGCCCCGGCGCCCGTGCAGGGCACGTGGGCGGACGTGGTCAAGCAGGCGAGCATGCAGGTGCGCGCGTTCCTGAAACCCGCCCGCATGCACGCGGAGAGCGGCTACGTGAGCCTGACCTACGACGGCAAGAACGCCTTCCACGCCAAGCAGGTGGTTGCGAAGTTCGACGATCTCGCCAAGCTGGTGGGACAGGTGTTCGGCCCCGTGACCTTCGAGCTGATCGTGCCGGACGGGGGGCGCAAGGTCACGGTGGGCGGCGCGGCTGCGGCCACTGCCTCCACCGTGCCGACGGCGCCGCCGCCCGCTCCCGCCCCGGCGCGGCGGCCCGAGCCGGAACCGCAGGGTGCCGTGGAGGTCGCGCCCTTCGATCCCACGCCCCGGCGCCCGGCCACGCGCGCTCCGGCCCCCTCGCCGCTGCCCGAGCCCCCGCAGGCGAGCGCCGTCCCGTCGGCGGTGCCGGACCGTCCGCCGCCCCGGCCCGCCGCGCGCGTGGCGACGCTGGAGCCGCCGGAGGTGCGCGTGCCGCCGCCCAGCCCGGACGACGCGGCCGCCGCGCCCCTGCCGGACGTGCCCCCCGCCGCGTGGGAGGCCGAGCACGTGGCGGATGTGGCGCCGGCCCCGGCGGACGCGCAGGGCGGAGACCGCGTGCCCCCACCCGCCGCGCCGCGCGAGCTGTACCTGGGCGAGGTCATCACCGAGGAGCCCGACTGGGACGACCTGGGAGCGCCGCTCGATCCGGGCGGCCCGGACGTGGAGGCCAGCCTGCGCGACGCGCCCTTCGCGAACCTGAGCGTGGAACGCCCCACGCCGGCCCCCGCTGCCCCGGCCCCGCCGCCGACGGCCCGGACCAGCGCGCCGGCCCGCGTGGGCGACATCCGCGCGCACCCCATGTACGAGGACATCAAGGGCCGCTTCTCCGGCCGCGTGCGCGAGATCGGCAAGAACCGCTCCGTGCCGGCCGCGCAGGCCGACGCCGAACCCGGTGAGGACGACGCGGAGGCCTGACCTGCCGGGCCTTCACGTTCCCCTGGGACACGTGCGCTAGCCTGCGCCCCAACCCATGACGCACCCCGCCCTGCGCCGCGCGCTGCTCTGCTCCCTGCTCCTGACGGGGACTGGACTGGCGCTGGAGTCCCCGCCGCTGCCCGCTCCGGCCGTGCCCGCGCCGGCGCCCGCCAGCACCCTGCGCGGCCTGTGGGTGGACGCCTTCGGGCCGGGCCTCAAGACCCGCGCGCAGGCGCAGCAGACGGTGGACGACGCCGCGCGGCTGGGCGTGAACACGCTGTTCGTGCAGGCGGTCCGGCGCGCCGACTGCCTGTGCCTGAAGTCCGCGTACCCGCCCGTGACGGACCCCGACCTGGAGAAGAACTTCGATCCCCTGGCGGTGATGGTGAAGCTCGCCCACGCGCGCGGCATGCGCGTGATCGCGTGGGCGAGCGTGACGGGCGCCTTCAACAGCGCCGCGCCGAACACCGATCCCCGGCACGTCTTCCGCACGCACGGCCCGGATGCCGGCGCGCAGTCGTGGCTGGCGCGCCGTCCCGACGGCACGTGGCAGGAGGGCCGCGACGGCTGGCTGGACGTGGCGCTGCCCGAGGTGCAGGACTACGTCACGCAGGGCATCGTGAGTGTGGTCAGGAACTACGCGGTGGACGGCGTGCAGCTCGACCGCATCCGCTACCCGGACGGGGACGTGTGGGGCTACGATCCCCGCGTGCTGGCCCGATACCGTGCCGAGACGGGCGCGGCCGGCACGCCCGCCCCGGCCGACGTGGCGTGGGGAGAATGGAAGCGCCAGCAGGTCACGAATCTGGTGCGGCGCGTGGCCCTGGAGGTCAAGGCCGTGCGCGTGAGCGCGTGGGTGAGTGCGGCGACCATCACGTACCTGGAGCCGCCCCGCGCGGGCGACCTCGTGTCGTTCCGCCGCACGCGCACGTACTGGGACGTCTTGCAGGACTGGCCCACGTGGATGAACGAGGGCCTGCTCGACCTGAACGTCCTGATGAACTACAAGCGCGACCCGGTCGAGTCGCAGGGCGCGTGGTACGACGGCTGGAATGCGTTCGCCCAGAGCATGACCGCGCGCGCCGACGGCGGCCGCGCGCGGGTCGCGGCGGGCAGCGCCATGTACCTGAACACCCCGGACGTCACGGCCGCCCAGGCGCAGCGGGCGGTGGCGTCGGGCATGGGCTGGGTGGGCTACTCGTACCGCACGCCGACCGCCGCCGTGTACGGCGAAAAGGAGAGCGGCGCGCAGGGCCTGGACGCGGTCCGGAAACTCCTGACGGCGCCCGGCGCGGTGCTGTCAGCCCCGCAGCCGTGGACCGAGGCGCCCCCCACCGTGCGCGGCGTGCTGGGCCGCGTGACCGGCAACGCCACGCCCGGCTGGCGCAGTGTGGAGGCGTGGCAGGGCGGGCAACTCGCCGCGCGCACCGTGACCGATGGCAACGGCTACTACGGCTTCGCCACCCTGAAGGCCGGCCCGGTCGAGGTCCGTGTCAGCGGGCAGCGCTGGACCGACACCGTGCCGGCGCGCGGCGTGGTGCGCCTGCCGGACCTGCTGGTGCGCGACGTGGCCCTCACGCCGGCGGCCCCGACCACGCCCTGATCCCGGCGGTCGGCGCGGGCGGCGGGCCGGTCAGGCCGTTTCGCGGATGATCAGGCGGGGCTCGAAACGGCGGGCGCGGGCGGGGCCGCGGTAGCCGTTCAGGCGCGACAGCAGCAGTTGCGCGGCCTCGTAGCCCATGCTCTCGACCGGCTGGTGCAGCGTGGTCAGGCCACGCGCCGCCGCCCACGGCTGGTCGTCGAAGCCGATCACCCGTACGTCCTGGCCGGGGGTCAGGCCGCGCAGGCGGATCTCGTCGAGCAGCGCGCCGGCGAGCAGGTCCGCGGACGCGAAGACGGTGCACGGCAGACCGCCCGGCGTCGCCTGCGCGTCGTCCAGCAGGGTCGACGCCGTGTTGCGCGCGGCGAGCGTGTCGAAACTGGAGGTGAACTCCGCGTGGACGGGGCGCCCGGCTGCGGCCAGGGCGCGCAGGAAGCCCGCGCGGCGGTCCTCGAACACGCGGGTGGTGAACAGCTGGTCGAGTTCCGTCTCGACCCAGATGGCGTACACCGGGCCGGGCAGGTCGGCGGCGTACTCGCCGGCCAGCGCGCCGCCGCCCACGTTGTCCATGTACGAGCAGTCCACGCCCTCGGCGTGGGCGTCGACCAGCACGGTGGGCTGCTGGGTGCGCAGGCGGCGTTCGTGGAACATCTGCGTGAGGTTGTACGTCGCCATGACCAGCCCGTCCGCCTGGTACGCCAGGGTGTGCGAGCCCAGGTAGCGCTCCAGCCGCGAGCGGTCCAGCAGCGGAAAGATCGCGACGTCGTAGCGCGCTTCCTGAAAGGCCGCCTCCAGGCCGTCCATCAGGCGGGCGTAGAACTCGGTGGTCAGCACCGGCAGCAGCACGCTGATGGTGTAGCTCTTGCCGCCCGCGATGCGCCGGGCGTGCGGGTTGGGCGTGTAGTCCAGTTCCGCGATGGCGCGCAGCACGGTCTCGCGAGTGGCCCCCTTGACGGCGGCGTGGTTGTTCAGGACACGGGACACCGTGCCGACGCCGACGCCGGCCTGCCGGGCCACATCCTGGATGGTGGGTTTGCGCATGGTTTCACGCAGGATACCCCGGAAATGGAAGCGGCTTCCAACATGCCCGCCGCGGGGACAATCCGGCCCCCGGCGCACGCCTACACTGCGGGTCGCCGGGCGTCCGCGCCCGCCGCTCCGAGGAGTCCCATGTCCGACCGTTCCCCGATCTCCGTGCTCCGGACGCTGCTCGCCCTAGGCGCCGTCACGGCGCCCGCGCTGGCGCACCCGGCCGGGCACTCCATGCCCATGCCGGCCCCGGCCGCGAAGGCGGCCACGCCGCTGCCCCTGACGGTCACGCAGGCGCGCGTGGTGGCCGTGCCGCCCGGCATCTCGGACACCAGCGTGTTCCTGACCTTGAACAACCCCGGCGCGCAGCCGGTCGTGCTGACGGCCGCGCGGTCCGGCGTGGCCGCCCACGCCATGCTGATGCAGACCGTGAAGGACGCGCGGGGCCTGACCGGCATGAAGGCGGCGCCGTCCCTGACCGTGCCCGCCCGCGGCTCGCTGGTGCTGGACGACCTCGGCCCGCACGTGATGCTGATGGGCCTGACACGCCCGCTGAAGCCCGGCGAGGTCGTGACCGTGATCCTCAGCGACCGTGCCGGACGCACGCTGACCGTGCGCGCGACGGTCCGCAAACCCTGACGCCATGACCGAGCAGACCTCCGCCCCTCGTCCTGACAGCGCGCCCGGCCGCCCGTGGTACGCGTCGGCGCTGCTGGCCGTGGTGGGCGTGACGCTGCTGCTGCTGGCCGCGTGGGGCTACGCTCGCTGGCGCAGTCCGCACCCCTTCTACGGCACCGCGTACTCCGGCGTGGCGGCCACGCCCCTGAGCGGCACGGCGCAAGGCGGCCGGGCGTACACCTTCACGCCGGGCGCTGGTGGCCGCACCACCGCGCTGTTCTTCGGCTTCACGCACTGCGCGAACATCTGCCCGCTGACCCTGTCGTACCTGAACAAGGTGCGTCAGGCGCTGCCGGCCGAGCAGCGTGACCGCTTTCAGGTGCTGTTCGTGAGCATCGACCCGGCCCGCGACACGCCGCAGCGCCTGGGCGAGTACGTGTCGTACTTCGGCTCGGGCACCGGCCTGCGGATTCCGGAACCCGCACTGAGCGAGGGCGCGCGGGCCTACGGCGTGGGCTACCAGAAGGTGGACGTGAAGGGCGCCGACTACCAGATGAACCACACGACCGCCACGTACCTGATCGACGCGGCCGGCAAGCTGCGGCTGCTGTGGGACTACACGCAGCTCCCGCAGGTGGCGCGCGTGCTCGAGGACGTGCAGTACGTCATGGAGCACCCGTGAGCGCGCCTGTGTCCGGCGGCGTGGACCTGAATCCCACGCTGGCCGACCTGCTCATCGTGCACGTCCAGCCGACGCTGCTGATCCTCACGCTGCTGGTCGGGGCGTGGTACGCGTGGCGCTTCGTGCAGTCACGCCACACGCCGGAGGACCGGGCCCGCTGGCCGCTGTGGCGCGCGGCGCTGTTCGCGCTGGGGTGGGTGGTCCTGCTGCTGACCACCCAGAGCCGAGCGGCGACCCTCACCCAGGGCAGCATGGCGCTGTACATGACCCGCCTGATGCTCCTGGCGGAGATCGTGCCCCCGCTGCTGGTGCTGGGCGTGCCGCGCGGCGTGGCGCTCGACCCCCGGCGCGGCGCGGGCCGCGTCCTGAACACGCTGCTCGATCCGTGGCTGGCGCTGGCGGTATGGACGGCCGTGATCGTCTTCTGGAACATCCCCGCCGGCTTCAACGCGTCCGTGGTCGCCAATACCGCCGCCACGCTGCTGCCGGGCCTGTACCTGCTGAGCAGCGTGCTGGTGTGGGCCGTGATCCTGCGGCCGCTGCCGGCGGTGCAGCCGGCCACCATCGGCTCGCGCGGGTGGTTCGGGCTGCTGGCCGCGCTGCCCATGATGGCGGTCGCCAGCGTGTGGCTGTACACGCCGCGCGTGCTGTACCAGCCGTTCGTGAACGCCCTGTGCCTGTGGAACCTCACGCCGCTGCAAAACCAGCAGCTGTCCGGCTGGATCATGATGCTCGCCGGGCTGCCCGCGCTGGCGCTGGCGTTCATCCAGCTGTTCCAGTGGCTGGTCGGCCTGACCGAGCAGCAGGGCGTCCCACCTGGGCAGCCGCCCGCGTGACGGCGCCCACGGGGGCCTAGAATGCCGCTCATATGACCTCCCTCCTGGAAGGCTGGCAGCCCGCTCCCGCCGGATACAAGCACGTCGTGAGCGTGTCGCTGGGGAGCTCCAAGCGCAACGCCCGCGAGGAGATCAGCGTGCTGGGCCAGCCCTTCATCCTGGAGCGCATCGGCACCGACGCCGACGCGAAGAAGGCGGCCGCGCTGTTCACCGCGCTGGACGGCCGGGTGGACGCCTTCGGGCTGGGCGGCGCCGACCTGTACGTGATCGCGGACGGCAAGCGCTACCTGTTCGGCAACGTCAAGAAACTCATCGCGGGCGCCAGGATCACGCCGGTGCTGGACGGCTCGGGCCTGAAGAACACTCTGGAGCGCGACGCCATCGCGCAGCTCGACCCGGTGCTGAACTGGCGGACGCAGAAGGTGCTGATGGTCAGCGCGGTCGACCGCTTCGGCATGGCCGAGGCGCTGTCGCAGGCGGGCGCGGACATCGTGTACGGCGACATCGTGTTCGGCCTGAACATCGACCGGCCGCTGCGCAGCCTGACCGCACTGCGCCGCGTCGCCAAGGTGGTGCTGCCAGTGATCACCAAGCTGCCGCAGGACTGGTTCTACCCGACCGGCGCCAAGCAGGAGGTCAGCGTGGAGGGCAACGGCACCAAGTACTACGCGTGGGCCGACGTGATCGCTGGCGACACCCACTACGCCAAGCGCTACGCCCCGCGCGACCTGGCCGGCAAGACGATCCTGACCCAGACCATCACCGAGGCCGACCGCGCGTGGATGAAGGAACGCGGCGTCGCGCGGCTGATCACCACCACGCCCCGGATGGGCACCCGCAACTTCGCCACCAACGTCCTGGAGGCCTTCTTCGTCGCCCTGAGCGGCAAGAAGGCGGCGCTGAGCGAGCAGGAGTACCTGGACTACATCCGGCAGGTGAACTTCAAGCCGGAGGTCAACGAGCTGTAGGTCGCGGCCGGCGGGTACACTCGCGGGCATGGAGTCGCTCGTACAGGCCATCCGGGACCAGGGCGTGATCCTGCCCGGCGGATTTCTCAAGGTGGACGGTCTCGTCAACCACCAGCTGCTGCCCCACCTGACCCGCGAGATGGGCGTGCGCTTCGCGGAGCACTTCGCGCCGCTGAAGCCCAACAAGGTGCTGACCATCGAGGTGAGCGGGATCGCCCCGGCCATCAGCGCCGCCATGGAACTGGGCGTGCCGATGGTGTACGCCCGCAAGAAAAAGCCCCTGACCATGAAGGAGCCGGCGTTTACCGCCGCGTCAGTCAGCCGCACCAAGGGCGGCACCGTGGACCTGTTCATCTCCTCCGAGTTCCTCGGTCCGGACGACCGGGTGGTCGTGATCGACGACTTTCTGGCGTCCGGCGGCACGCTGCGCGCCCTGACCGGCATGATCGCGCTGAGTGGCGCGACCCTGCTGGGCCTGGGCTGCGTGGTGGAAAAGGAGTTCGAGCACGGCCGCGAGCATCTGGCCG from Deinococcus metalli includes:
- the xpt gene encoding xanthine phosphoribosyltransferase: MESLVQAIRDQGVILPGGFLKVDGLVNHQLLPHLTREMGVRFAEHFAPLKPNKVLTIEVSGIAPAISAAMELGVPMVYARKKKPLTMKEPAFTAASVSRTKGGTVDLFISSEFLGPDDRVVVIDDFLASGGTLRALTGMIALSGATLLGLGCVVEKEFEHGREHLADLNVPIHTLANIVRMSEAEGIVVEAGR
- a CDS encoding quinate 5-dehydrogenase, coding for MTSLLEGWQPAPAGYKHVVSVSLGSSKRNAREEISVLGQPFILERIGTDADAKKAAALFTALDGRVDAFGLGGADLYVIADGKRYLFGNVKKLIAGARITPVLDGSGLKNTLERDAIAQLDPVLNWRTQKVLMVSAVDRFGMAEALSQAGADIVYGDIVFGLNIDRPLRSLTALRRVAKVVLPVITKLPQDWFYPTGAKQEVSVEGNGTKYYAWADVIAGDTHYAKRYAPRDLAGKTILTQTITEADRAWMKERGVARLITTTPRMGTRNFATNVLEAFFVALSGKKAALSEQEYLDYIRQVNFKPEVNEL
- a CDS encoding LacI family DNA-binding transcriptional regulator, coding for MRKPTIQDVARQAGVGVGTVSRVLNNHAAVKGATRETVLRAIAELDYTPNPHARRIAGGKSYTISVLLPVLTTEFYARLMDGLEAAFQEARYDVAIFPLLDRSRLERYLGSHTLAYQADGLVMATYNLTQMFHERRLRTQQPTVLVDAHAEGVDCSYMDNVGGGALAGEYAADLPGPVYAIWVETELDQLFTTRVFEDRRAGFLRALAAAGRPVHAEFTSSFDTLAARNTASTLLDDAQATPGGLPCTVFASADLLAGALLDEIRLRGLTPGQDVRVIGFDDQPWAAARGLTTLHQPVESMGYEAAQLLLSRLNGYRGPARARRFEPRLIIRETA
- a CDS encoding glycoside hydrolase family 10 protein, with product MTHPALRRALLCSLLLTGTGLALESPPLPAPAVPAPAPASTLRGLWVDAFGPGLKTRAQAQQTVDDAARLGVNTLFVQAVRRADCLCLKSAYPPVTDPDLEKNFDPLAVMVKLAHARGMRVIAWASVTGAFNSAAPNTDPRHVFRTHGPDAGAQSWLARRPDGTWQEGRDGWLDVALPEVQDYVTQGIVSVVRNYAVDGVQLDRIRYPDGDVWGYDPRVLARYRAETGAAGTPAPADVAWGEWKRQQVTNLVRRVALEVKAVRVSAWVSAATITYLEPPRAGDLVSFRRTRTYWDVLQDWPTWMNEGLLDLNVLMNYKRDPVESQGAWYDGWNAFAQSMTARADGGRARVAAGSAMYLNTPDVTAAQAQRAVASGMGWVGYSYRTPTAAVYGEKESGAQGLDAVRKLLTAPGAVLSAPQPWTEAPPTVRGVLGRVTGNATPGWRSVEAWQGGQLAARTVTDGNGYYGFATLKAGPVEVRVSGQRWTDTVPARGVVRLPDLLVRDVALTPAAPTTP
- a CDS encoding SCO family protein, with the protein product MTEQTSAPRPDSAPGRPWYASALLAVVGVTLLLLAAWGYARWRSPHPFYGTAYSGVAATPLSGTAQGGRAYTFTPGAGGRTTALFFGFTHCANICPLTLSYLNKVRQALPAEQRDRFQVLFVSIDPARDTPQRLGEYVSYFGSGTGLRIPEPALSEGARAYGVGYQKVDVKGADYQMNHTTATYLIDAAGKLRLLWDYTQLPQVARVLEDVQYVMEHP
- a CDS encoding cytochrome c oxidase assembly protein, encoding MSAPVSGGVDLNPTLADLLIVHVQPTLLILTLLVGAWYAWRFVQSRHTPEDRARWPLWRAALFALGWVVLLLTTQSRAATLTQGSMALYMTRLMLLAEIVPPLLVLGVPRGVALDPRRGAGRVLNTLLDPWLALAVWTAVIVFWNIPAGFNASVVANTAATLLPGLYLLSSVLVWAVILRPLPAVQPATIGSRGWFGLLAALPMMAVASVWLYTPRVLYQPFVNALCLWNLTPLQNQQLSGWIMMLAGLPALALAFIQLFQWLVGLTEQQGVPPGQPPA
- the dnaX gene encoding DNA polymerase III subunit gamma/tau, producing MSAIYQRARPIRWDQVVGQEHVKDVLRAALEQGRVGHAYLFSGPRGVGKTTTARLIAMTANCTGPLPKPCGECESCLSVRAGSHPDVMEIDAASNNSVDDVRDLREKVSLAAMRGGKKIYILDEAHMMSRAAFNALLKTLEEPPGHVIFILATTEPEKIIPTILSRCQHYRFRRLTPEEVAGKLAGLARQEGVSAEPAALQLIGRLADGAMRDGESLLERMLAAGSAITRAGVEDALGLPPGERVRAVAAALVVGDAGAALSGAAQLYRDGFAARTVVEGLVAAYGAALHAELGLGEEGRLEGADVPRLLKLQAALDEQEARFARSADQQSLELALTHALLAADGGGGVSAGSGAGAAVPADLVQRLNRLEKELAGLRAAGARPVAAAPVTEFDPAARRGPAPAREVVAQAAASVADAPAPAPVQGTWADVVKQASMQVRAFLKPARMHAESGYVSLTYDGKNAFHAKQVVAKFDDLAKLVGQVFGPVTFELIVPDGGRKVTVGGAAAATASTVPTAPPPAPAPARRPEPEPQGAVEVAPFDPTPRRPATRAPAPSPLPEPPQASAVPSAVPDRPPPRPAARVATLEPPEVRVPPPSPDDAAAAPLPDVPPAAWEAEHVADVAPAPADAQGGDRVPPPAAPRELYLGEVITEEPDWDDLGAPLDPGGPDVEASLRDAPFANLSVERPTPAPAAPAPPPTARTSAPARVGDIRAHPMYEDIKGRFSGRVREIGKNRSVPAAQADAEPGEDDAEA
- a CDS encoding copper chaperone PCu(A)C translates to MSDRSPISVLRTLLALGAVTAPALAHPAGHSMPMPAPAAKAATPLPLTVTQARVVAVPPGISDTSVFLTLNNPGAQPVVLTAARSGVAAHAMLMQTVKDARGLTGMKAAPSLTVPARGSLVLDDLGPHVMLMGLTRPLKPGEVVTVILSDRAGRTLTVRATVRKP